DNA from Variovorax sp. V213:
TGCACGGCCTCGATCGACTCGCGCTCGCCGCCCAGCGAGCCGCTGTAGAAGGTCTGGACCTTGTAGCGGCCCCCGGTGCGCTTCTCGACTTCCTTGGCAAAGACGTCGATCGCGACGCCCTGGTGAGAGTTCTGTGCGGTCGAAATGCTGATCTTCATGGTGGTCTGCGCGAAAGCGGCGCAGGCCATGCCCGTGCCCAGAACCAGGCCGGCGGCCAGTCGGGTCAATTTCATTCTTCTGTCTCCTGAGATGGAACGGGGGTGTCGCGAGGCGTCGGCTTCGCGCGCAGCCGATGACTATGCCGCAATAACCAATTTGACTGCGTCGGGATTTTCACGGACGTAATCGCGAATAACCGTCTCGAAATCGGCATCTGCCGAAAGCCCCAGGCGTTTGGCGCGCGCGGTTTCGATGCGTCCGGGCCAGGTTTTCACGATGCGCTGGATGACCGGATCGGGCGTGCGGTCGAGCAGATCGGTGGAAGCCTTGCCGGCCACGCGTTCCAGCGCGGCGGCCATTTCGCCCACCGTGGTGGAAAGCGATGGCAGATTGAGCGCGGTGCGCGGGCCCCATTCGGCGTCGCTGGCCTCAGCGGCGCGGATGATGCCTTCGACGGTGCGAGCCGGCGATGCAATGGCCACGGGCGTTTCGTCGGGCACCGGGCAGGCGGCGCGAATGCCCGCGAGCGGCTCGCGGATCATGCCGCTGAAAAAGCCCGATGCCGCGCCGTTCGGCCGGCCGGGGCGCACGCTCACCGTCATCAGGCGCACGCTGCGGCCGCGGATGAAGCCCTTGCGCGTGTAGTCGGCCACCAACTGTTCGCCGATGAATTTCTGGATGCCGTAGCTGGTCTGCGGCGTCGGCAGCGTGTGGTCTTCGATCACCGGCGGCAACGGCTGCTCGGGCGAATCGCCGAACACCGCGAGCGAGCTGGCAAACACCACCATCGGCCGGGTCCCCACGGCGCGCGCCTTCTCGAGCAGCGCATGCGTGGCGGCAAAGTTGCTGCGCATGCCCAGGTCGAAGTCGGCCTCGCATTCGCCGCTGACCGCGGCGGCCAGATGGAAGATGGCGTCGGCTTCCAGCCAGAGTGCCGCATCGGGCGAGGCCAGTTGTTCGTTCAGGTCGCCGAGTGCCGCGGCAATGCGCGCGTCGGCCGCAAGATCGGCCGGCGGTGCGACGCGGTCGACCAGTGTGATGCGGGAAATGGCCCGGGCCGGTGCACCCGCGAGCGAAAGCTGCCCCTGCTTCAGCAGCGTGCGGGCGAGGCGTGCGCCCACAAAGCCGGCACCGCCCGTGATGACGATCTGCATGTGTCTTGTCTCCTTCTGCAACGAGCATAGCGCAGCACAATGCCCGGCGCAGGCGACACTCGCGGCTCGCGCATTCAAGGAGCCGGACGAACGGAAAACGATGAACCTGCGATTCGTTGAAGCCTTTCACTGGGCCGTGGCGCTCAAGAGCGTCACCCGTGCGGCCGAGAAGCTGCACATCACGCAGTCGGCGCTCTCCAGCCGCATTGCCGCGCTCGAACGCGAACTGGGCGTGCTGCTGCTCGACCGGCGCGACAAGCAGTTCCGCCTCACGGTGGCGGGGCAGCGCTTTCATGCCTTTGCGCAGAAGCTGCTCGAGATGCAGATGCACATCAAGGCCGAGATGGGTTCGGGTGCGGTGCGCGAGGCCGTGCTGCGCGTGGGTGCCATCGAATCGGTGGTGCACAGCTGGCTCACCGGCTGGCTCAAGCACATGCAGGCGACGTATCCGGACTTCGAACTGGAGCTCACCGTCGAAACCACGCCGGTGCTGGTCGACCAATTGCAGCGCGGCAAGCAGGACCTGGTATTTGCCGCGCTGCCGGCCGCCGGCGACGGCGTGCGCACGCGTGCCGTGCCGCCGATGCCCATGTGCTTCGTCGGCCACCGCGAACTGCACCTGAAGCGGCGCTACCGCCTGCCGGACCTGCTCTCGCTCGACCTGCTGACCTTCCAGCGCGGCTCGCAGCCGCACGTGGCGCTGCTCGAGCTGTTTCGCGACGCGGGCAGTCCGCCGCCACGCGTGCATGCGATCTCATCGATTTCGGCGATGGCGCAGCTGGTGGAGGCGGGCTTCGGGGTGGCCACGCTGCCGCGCGCGGTGGTCGAGCCGCTGGCGCGGCGCCTGCCGCTGCGCGTGCTGCCCTGCGACGACACGCTGGAGCCGCTGCCCATCTACGCGAGCTACCGTGACGATCCGTCGTCCCCGCTGCCGGAGGCCGCGCTCGGCTCTGCCGTGGTGCATGCATCGCACCGCTTGGGGTCATCGAAAAAATCGATGAGTTGAGAAAGAAACTTTGCGTTGGCGTTTGTGAGCGCGGATTCCCACAATCCGGCGCATCACACCACAGCGATGCATCGGGCATCGGGAACGCCAAATGTCGAACCGTCCATCCTTCGTAGAACAGCCCGGCGCCGGCAGCAGCGCACTGGCCGTGCGCCAGGCCTGCCGCAGCGGTGCGCTGAGCGCCCACACCAGCGGGCTCGCGAGCGCCCATGTGCAGGGCAATCTCGTGATCCTGCCGCGGGTGCACGCCGCCGATTTCCTGCGCTTTTGCCAGGCCAACCCCAAGCCGTGCCCGCTGCTCGGCGTGTCGGAAGCGGGTGATCCGGCGCTGCCGGCGCTCGGCGAAGACATCGACATCCGCACCGACCTGCCGCGCTACCGCGTGTGGCAGGGTGGCGAACTGGTGGACGAGCCCACCGATGTGCGCGCCCTGTGGAGCGACGACCTGGTGAGCTTCGTCATCGGCTGCTCCTTCACCTTCGAGCATGCCCTGATGGCCGAGGGCATCGCGCTGCGCCATGTGGCACAGGGCCGCAACGTGGCGATGTACCGCACCTCGGTGGCCACTGCGCCGGCCGGCCCTTTCCACGGTCCGATGGTGGTGTCGATGCGTCCCCTGCGCGCGGCCGATGCCATTCGCGCGGTGCAGATCACCTCGCGCTTTCCGGCCGTGCACGGGGCGCCGGTGCACATCGGCGATCCCGCGCTGATCGGCATCCGGTCGATCGCCGATCCCGACTACGGCGACGCGGTCGAGGTCATGCAGGGTGAGTTGCCCGTGTTCTGGGCCTGCGGCGTCACACCCCAGGCGGCGCTGGCCGCCGCCAAGCTGCCGTTCGCCATCACGCATGCGCCGGGTTCGATGCTGGTGACCGACCTGCTGCATCACAGCCTGGCCGCGTTCTAGCCCGCCGTTTTCTGCTCATTCATTCATACCTAGAGACAACCAGAGACAAACCATGAAAACCACCCTCGACGCCACGCAGGCGGGTGACGACGCACAGGCCGAAGGCAGCTGGCTGCGCACGCTCAATCCGAACGAGAAACGCACGCTCACCGCATCGTTCAGCGGC
Protein-coding regions in this window:
- the denD gene encoding D-erythronate dehydrogenase, translating into MQIVITGGAGFVGARLARTLLKQGQLSLAGAPARAISRITLVDRVAPPADLAADARIAAALGDLNEQLASPDAALWLEADAIFHLAAAVSGECEADFDLGMRSNFAATHALLEKARAVGTRPMVVFASSLAVFGDSPEQPLPPVIEDHTLPTPQTSYGIQKFIGEQLVADYTRKGFIRGRSVRLMTVSVRPGRPNGAASGFFSGMIREPLAGIRAACPVPDETPVAIASPARTVEGIIRAAEASDAEWGPRTALNLPSLSTTVGEMAAALERVAGKASTDLLDRTPDPVIQRIVKTWPGRIETARAKRLGLSADADFETVIRDYVRENPDAVKLVIAA
- a CDS encoding LysR family transcriptional regulator, with the protein product MNLRFVEAFHWAVALKSVTRAAEKLHITQSALSSRIAALERELGVLLLDRRDKQFRLTVAGQRFHAFAQKLLEMQMHIKAEMGSGAVREAVLRVGAIESVVHSWLTGWLKHMQATYPDFELELTVETTPVLVDQLQRGKQDLVFAALPAAGDGVRTRAVPPMPMCFVGHRELHLKRRYRLPDLLSLDLLTFQRGSQPHVALLELFRDAGSPPPRVHAISSISAMAQLVEAGFGVATLPRAVVEPLARRLPLRVLPCDDTLEPLPIYASYRDDPSSPLPEAALGSAVVHASHRLGSSKKSMS
- a CDS encoding putative hydro-lyase, coding for MSNRPSFVEQPGAGSSALAVRQACRSGALSAHTSGLASAHVQGNLVILPRVHAADFLRFCQANPKPCPLLGVSEAGDPALPALGEDIDIRTDLPRYRVWQGGELVDEPTDVRALWSDDLVSFVIGCSFTFEHALMAEGIALRHVAQGRNVAMYRTSVATAPAGPFHGPMVVSMRPLRAADAIRAVQITSRFPAVHGAPVHIGDPALIGIRSIADPDYGDAVEVMQGELPVFWACGVTPQAALAAAKLPFAITHAPGSMLVTDLLHHSLAAF